TACAATACCAGCGAAAGCAAAGTTCAAAAAGTACTTCTGAGACTATCCAGAAATGACTTCCTCACTAAATATTTGAGGATTAAAACAAGGGAAAGTGTTAGATCATTTCCCTTTTTTTGTCTACTGCGAGTGCATACGCAGATGCAAAATTAGTTTGAAAGTAAGTAGCACTTGCATATTTTGAGTTCTTTTATCAAGTAGCTATGCTAGACTTACGCTGTTTTGCAGGCAGTTTACACACTGGTGTCTCTCTACCGGCAATATACAAATCATCTTGGGAAAATGAATTCCAAAGAGGAGGATGCGGTATGGCAGGTGATCATAGGAGCAAGAGTTGAGGTAAAGAATTAACTAACTTCTGCAGTCATCAATCAGTCTTCTTTTTGTTATTTAAGAAATATTTCTCCATTCATTAATTTAACATGGCTGTAAGAGCGTATTACAAAAAGTGGGTTCAGATGGTGTTAAACAGTGTTAcattgcattttgtttttaattatagaTGACTTCAAAGCAGCAAGAATTCCTGAAGTTAGAATCCAGTTGGATGACCGCTTTACATCTTTCAGAGATGGCAGCAGAAGCTGCATATGAATCAGGTATTCGGGCATTACTGTAACACATTCCTCGGTATCAGCTGGAATTTGTAATTTTTAGCAAAACTTTCCCCTGGCGCAAAGGcagtatttattattaaaaaggtGCAGGCAAGATTGACACTAAATCTAAATATGCTTAGTTAGTGTACAGCTGAGAATCacatggtctgattttcagagctgccaaATACCTGTGTCTTCCACGGAGGACACAGCTGCTCAGTTCCTCTGTATTTTCAGTTGAAGTGCTTagtacctctgaaaaccaggcccataatttaatattttaaatttaaattagatAATTGTAATAACAAACACCTGATTATTTCATTtaaggaaataaggaaaaaatgcatTATAAATTTGACTAAGAAATATTCTTGAAACTAAATATATTAATGAAATAGTGAGAAGACTAGGTTGTTCAAGTACTGTAATATAGTCATTCACATAAACTCCAGGTTCAAATCTAGAACAGACCACTAGTGACTGAAAATTGCCACCATATAATGATTGTTCAGTCTTGGTTTATTTCTCACAGAGCATGTGGCCACATCACAGAAAATCACAACCTAATTTTGCACTAATTGGCAACCCAAACTTTGTTGCAGGAATGTTCTGAGAAAAAATTCCGTTTCTGTCATATGATGATACAGTCTACTACATCTAGTTATTAATCTACAATAAAGAGGACTAAACTATGTGTTTTGAAAACTGATTTGCTTAGAACATGAACAGTTTAGTAAAACATGATATTTAATTACTACCAACTTAATCTCTGCCTTAATTGATAGTGTTTTATCATAAGGGCTGTTTCTGAATGAATTTACTTAAATTACTGTGTTTTTTCAGGTGCAGATCAAGCTTCAGTGACAGCTCGCAACCATATTCAGCTGGTGAAAACACAGGTGCAAGAGGTACGACAGCTGTCACAGAAAGCAGAGACCAAATTAGCTGAAGCTCAGACAGAAGAGCTCATTAACACAAAAGTTGAGGAATCGTCACAGCCATGCAGTATCCCAGAAACCACAGAGGAAGTCGAAGAGTCTTACCTTCGCgaagactgaaaaaaacaaacaaacaaacaaaaaaaccttctaaATATCACCTTTGGAGTATTTGATAGCATACCACTAATTCCAGGGCCCCGAGTTTCCCACATCGTTAAGAAAATAGATGTTGGATAAGGAAAAGGCATTGAAGACAAGCATGCTATCTGTTCATAATTGGTGGCAGTGGGCAATaattctctcccccacaaatttGCTATACCCGACCACCAGCCAGATTCAGGTGTTTGAAACTTCTTTATTTTTAAGTTACCATTATTATAATATGCATTGCTAGTAAATTTTTATTTAAGTGTACAACTATGCAAATGTGAAATTAGCTGTTAAAGATACTTTGATGATGAGTGTTTGGGTCTGTTGCCATGAGGGTCTAATTCAGATGATTTAATACTAAACCTATGGAAATTCCCAGTGTCTAAAACTAATTGTAGATTGCAACCAAAGagggacatttaaaaataattatttctagTCTGTGAAGCAAGTTAATCTTAGTGGGAATTATATCTCCAATCGAACAATAGAATTACATTTCATTGTCAGAAAGTCCGATTGGTTaacaatgttgattttttttgtgctgttttctaattattttgaCTGTGACAATTCATAATGGATAGCTCATTGTTTAATAAAACGCAAACTACTGTAGTCTAATTGCACTTAATTGTATCAAAAGAAGACAACCGATAGAATTGCTACAAATCTTGGAAATCTGTAGGATCTACACTCAGTGATTACTGTAGTATAGAGTATGGCAGATGTGTTTATGCAGACTTGTTTCTAATCTAATAGGAACACAACCAACAAGATGCAATACAACTGGTTTTCCATGGTAGTGAAGGAAGGATTTTGTTGCTGTGCCACATTTAAAACTGTCTCTCTCAATAGGGAACATAGTGTTGCAAAGGCAGACACTACAAATAGCAGCAAATGCTGTTTGATCACAGAACACAGTGCTCTGAATGTGAATTTTCAAGCAGCGTAGCTGCAGTCTGCTCCAAATTGCAGGAAAAATGTAGCTTCCTCCTTGATAGTCAAATGACAGTGTTTCACTGCATGCTGGGTTTTCAAACTACATTTCAACAGTTAATGAATATAATTTCTTTCCCTTTGTCATTTAAGCAGTTTAATTTCATATTGAACGTATGGTTGTATTTTCCCAAATTCATGTGTTTTACTATCTGTACTGTAGAACCGTGGCGACTAGATTTTTATGAAGAGCTCCCTTTAATATTTGTGTAATGCTCAATTACAAGACAGCTGAGTACTGGTAATATATATTTAGCCAATAGGTATGGTTTAGAGAAACAGGCTTCTGTGTATTAGTAATTGTTAAATTTGTTTGAAGTGCCATTTTGTACAGGACCCCAGTCCATGTGAAAGTTCCGGCCCCAAGATTTTGTGATATTCTTTTGTTAGAATAGGATCTGGGTGGTACTTACACTTGTTTTGGCATTTATAACTGGCATTGCATGTCTGGAAGTCTTCTAGCCCAATACCACCCTTCCCTTGGGAATATCTTTCTGAACCTCATTTCCATTTTATCCTTTTAACAAGGGGATCAGATCCCTGTAGCACTGTGTGACTGCAGCTAAACTAACGTTGGATTAAACTACACGAGAAAAGAGTGAAGAGTAATCTTGGGTAATTGTAACTCTCCTGCATTagtaagaaataaaatatttgctgGCTGATATTTGCTTCGTTGCAATCAAATATTTGATACCAATGCACTTTGCCCAAACGAAAAGATGTAACAGAAAATATTTTCACAGCCCCTAGCCAGAAGAAATCTTATAGGCAGCGGGTGAATACTTTCGTAACATTAAGTTAGAGGTTAAATTAAAGCCTATGTTTACCAGTGAGTCTCttccaaaaacaacaaaaaatttaCACTTTGGTGATGGTCATAGCAGCCGTTAAGGACCCCTGAATACCTTTCTAGGATGGAGGATTATGGGAACCACCCTaacagaggggagggaggggggaattatTTGCAGTTGCACTGTTGGCACAGGGCTCTAAGCAAGCAACAGTGCCACACAGGGTCAACCTTCCTCTGTAACTGCACTGTGTGAACAAAGCTGAGCAGCTGCAGATTAGCTGGCGGGGAGTTCTGGTGCCAAGCCATTTATATTTATCATCCAAAATTGCACGTACTAGCATTGTTGGATATAAGTGTCATTGGTACAGCCCTCTTGTGCCTGCCACGGTGCCAGTGTAGCTCTGTCACATTTTTGTGTGGCACAGACTATCAAGAAAAGATTGGATCCTATTTATATAGTACTCTGGAAAGCAGAACAACATTCCCTGTCTGAGTCAGGCTTCCCCCCTAAACCAACTTCTGTTTCTTCTCTGCTGTGGTCGCAGTTGTAATGTGTCACTATTCTGCTAAGACAGCACACAGCCACTTTAAGAACAGAATGAAGTTGCAAGGGGGAAAAGTAATTTTTTCAATCCAGTACTGTTAACATGGGCTACCAGCATATTGTAAGAGGAATGATTCACCTTCCTGATGAAACCATGGAAGCATCTTAGACAACTTGCTTGTTACTGACAATAACCAATACCTTTGCACCTGTAAACTCAGCCCTGTAACATGTGTCATTAACACCCAAACCAGTTTGTCTACTTTGCCACTGGAGAGAGGCATGTTAGAAATCTTAGTTAAACATGAATGGAAGATAAGCACCTTTCAAATGCATCCTTCTGTGCACCACATTTGAGATGACAAGAATTAGGGTTGGTCTTTATTTTTCCAACACTAGTTTGAATACATTCAAAGCTCTTGAAATTAAACAGCTCATAGATGTTCGAGCTTTTCATTAAATCaaagtcctttccagtcctatctACTGATAAGCATGTGGCGATAAACTGCTACGTTAATTTGTACAGTGCTTGGAAAGGCACGCTAAAGATTATTTCTTACTGTAGCCTACTGAGTTTGTATCAGGGATTGTCCAGGGTAACAAAGAAATGATACAGTGGTATTTCATAAAAGGTACCAACCCCTATCCTAGATAGCAGCACTGATGCACAcacaagtgacacacacacaactctctGGAAATGGATGAAAAGTGCCCACACAGAATATCAGTGTCCCGTGAACaagcttcctctctctctcctaaaaATCCAAGCAGTAAGTTTTACTACCCTACCTTATGTCTACGTTACAAATAGAGCAACACAGAAACACTTTTCAGACTTAAACACCTTCCTAATCATGTTTTAAACCCCTACATCAGGAATTACTACACCTGAATAGAAAGGTGGAAGGGTACAGTAGTATTCATTACAGTTATGTTgttcttaataaaaaaaataatctgaccTGAAAGTTAAGTTTAGGTAAAGATGAACCCAGATTATGGGCTGGTCTCTAAATGGCAGTTCTGCTTTCATACATGCTCCTCTTCAACTGCTTATCTATTTCTATGATCTCTTCCTAGATTCTTACACAGGAATCACTTATTCCAGGGCAGAGTCCACTACAGGAACAGTGAGCAAGTAAGTCATACAACAGTAACAAGTGGAATAGTAGCCAAGGTTACAATCCCTGGTGCCTTCAGACAACTACAACCCTAAGTAAAATGGTGAGACCCTCCAACACCAAAAGGGAATTGACAAGAACATCAGAAGTAACTAGAAAGGCAGTTCAGGTTAAGCACTAATAAAAAGCAGAGTAGTGACAGTGAAAGCATAATACACTGGCAAACAGGAACCCACAACATAAGAATCCATAGATTTGATGTAGTTTAAACAGTCTTGTCACAAACTTAAAAAGACAGGGAAGCAGAAATTTCTTGCTTCTAGTACCAGCTCTGTCAAACTCTCCTCTCTCTGGCCTTGTGGAAGGACGTAACTTACCCTCTCCATCCCTCAGTTTCTCTTGATAAGAGACCTCCCTGCATTGgataaaagcactttacaaacataaatAAAGGACCAGTTCACATCTGTGTGGTAGTATTGCCCGTCCAGGTGCCAAGGTCACAGCAGTCAGACTAAAACTGAGGTCTCTCTCCTCCAAGAGCAGCACTTTACTACCACTTCGAGGCCTCCTCCCCCTCACCTGCAACACAGCAGTGCAAGGATGGATTATTTCATGAAGTTGAAAAGCTCCATATGAGTACCAAGGAGGATGGGTCGTCTTGAACTTTACTCAAGGGATTGACTCAGATAGCACCAAGGTGACATAGGACCTGTGTAGGGATTTATACCACACTCTGCCACAAGGCCAATTAATTAGCAAGTCCCACTTCCCACAGAGCCATACAGATATATTTTCCATTTGCAGCTGTGTAATCTCTGATGGAGGTAGCTGTCAGCTAACCCTGGATTTTGTTTTGATATTCTCAGTTGTACTTCCAACAGAACAAGAATACTCATTGTAAACACTTTCAAAACTGTATTTATTTATACCTGCTGTTTAAAAAAGCCATTGTTATTACAGTGGTTAATAGCAATTTGTTTCTTCTCCCAATCCCACTGTCAAGTATTTTTGTGCAGAAATTCCAGTGCAAATAATCTAATGTAAGTAGATAAAATTGAAAGAAAGAGCTAGTTAGAAGTCAGTGCTATTAGAACTAAGTACCTTGCAATGTAGTGGCTGTGTTAAGAACAGACAACTGAAAGGTTTCTAGACCATCTTCTCTGTGTTCTTTCCCCCACATCCCCATTAAGTAAATTTAGCGCTGGTGACATCTGGTGGATTGCTAACCCTGGACAGTGAAGTCCGTGACAGGAGATGCCCAGACCCAGCAGCATAAGCTTGTCCACACACTTCTTGTGCCTTAGCCCTGATTTCAAGGGTTAATGGGTGAGTTCAGGCTCTATTGCCTGTTTAGTAGGAAGGCCAGTAACTAGAGACTGCTAGTAAGGTTGGTAGTTGTAACTTGGACACTGCTGTCCGAGAGCCACCATCAGAACTGGCACTAAGACCACCACCTCACTTTGCAAAGAGCCACTCAGAACCACCCAGGTGGGCTGAATTCAAATCAGTGATCTAGAGAGGATGCAATCCCAATCACAATGCCAAGTCCCTGAGCTATCCCCGCTATGTGTTTTCAGTTCAACCTCGTGATAATTCAGTAACCCAACAATATATTTTCAGAGGCTCATTGCAGAACATTACCCCTACTGTAAAACT
The Mauremys mutica isolate MM-2020 ecotype Southern chromosome 16, ASM2049712v1, whole genome shotgun sequence genome window above contains:
- the DIABLO gene encoding diablo homolog, mitochondrial isoform X2 — translated: MVGVGFGVALCAVPIVQKHEPTSLSHEALIRRAISLVTDSTCTLLSQTTYALIEALTEYTKAVYTLVSLYRQYTNHLGKMNSKEEDAVWQVIIGARVEMTSKQQEFLKLESSWMTALHLSEMAAEAAYESGADQASVTARNHIQLVKTQVQEVRQLSQKAETKLAEAQTEELINTKVEESSQPCSIPETTEEVEESYLRED
- the DIABLO gene encoding diablo homolog, mitochondrial isoform X1, translating into MAAAVRSRWFRCCSALLRQGFPVLANARRRCFSGLSGPWNKMVGVGFGVALCAVPIVQKHEPTSLSHEALIRRAISLVTDSTCTLLSQTTYALIEALTEYTKAVYTLVSLYRQYTNHLGKMNSKEEDAVWQVIIGARVEMTSKQQEFLKLESSWMTALHLSEMAAEAAYESGADQASVTARNHIQLVKTQVQEVRQLSQKAETKLAEAQTEELINTKVEESSQPCSIPETTEEVEESYLRED